CGACCGTCCAACGCCAGGACCTCGGCGTGTGGATCGACAACTGGGGCTCCCGCTCGTTCGTCGAGGTGACCCTCAACGACTGGGGTACCGTGCCCGACCCGAGCCTCCTGTTCGACGCGCACTTCCAGGCGCGACCCGTCGGCAACGACTTCCGCAACTGGAACAATGCGGAGGCCACCGAGCTTCTCACACAGGCCAAGCAGGCGACCGACTACGACGAGCGGTATGCCCACTACGTGGAGGTGCAGAAGATGATGGCCGAGGACGCCATCACCGTCCCCCTCTTCAGCTCTTCGATCGTCGCCGTGCAACAGGACCGCGTCCAGAACTACGTGCAGCACCCGTCCGGCTGGTATTTCGGCCTCATCCGGACCTGGGTCGAGTAATCCGCCACGGCGTGGGGCCGACCTCGGCCGACCCCACGCCACCTCATTCTCATGACCAGTTTCCTTGCCCAACGGCTCCTCTCGATGCTTCTCACGGCCCTTCTCGTGAGCGTGCTCGTCGTACTCCTTGTCCACACCGTGCCCGGCGACATCGTCCAGCAGATGCTCGGGCAGCTCGGTGCCGGATCCGAAGAGGCACGTGCGACGCTCGAGGCGTACTTCGGCCTCGACCGGCCGGTCCACGTCCAGTACCTCGACTGGCTAGGTCAACTCCTGAACGGCTCGCTGGGCGAAAGCTGGAACCAGGGCACTCCCGTCCTCACGTTGGTCTTGCGCGCTTTCTGGGTCAGTGTTGAGCTAGCGGTCCTCTCCCTCGCCTTCGCCCTGGTCGTCGGATGCGTCCTCGGCATCGTCGCCGCCAACCTTCGCGACACCGTCGCCGACGTCGCGATTCAGGCGTTCAACGTGCTTGGCCTCTCCCTCCCCGCGTTCTGGGTCGGTGCGATGATGCTGGTCGTCGCTTCCAACGTCTTCTCCTGGGGACCGCCGTTCCGCTACGTGGGACCGCTTGACGACCTCGCGCTCAACGTACAGATCATGTTCCTGCCGACCCTCGCGCTTGGCCTCTTCAATGCGGCCGCCATCAGCCAGTTCGTTCGCGACCTGATCCTCGGCACGATTGGGCGAGACTTCGTGCGCACCGCCACCGCCAAGGGCGTGCCGCGTAGTGTCGTCTACGCCAAGCACGTATTCCGCAACATCCTCGTTCCGCTGACGTCCTTCACCGGTGTGATCTTCATCGGCATCCTCGGCGGCGTCGTCGCCATTGAGGCCGTATTTAACCTGCCCGGCATTGGGCGCCTCATTCTCTGGGCCCTCCAGACCCGCGACTACCCCGTCGTACAAGGCGGCATCTTCGTCCTGGCGATCGTCACGCTGCTCGTCAACCTGATCGTCGATATCCTATACGCCGTCTTCGACCCCAGGATCACATACGCGTGAGGAAGGAGCGTCGCCTGTGAACGTACGCACCGACCCCGGACTCGCGCGCGACGGGGTGCCGCGTCCCGACGCCGTCGCCCGCCTTGCCTCGGCGGCCCGTACGATCCGCAAGAACCGGGAACTTCTCCTCGGCACGATTCTCACCGGAATCCTCGTTGTGCTTCTTGCTGCACCCGGCGTGTGGACCCCCTACGGTCCCAACGAGATCGATGCGACCAAGGCCCTACAAGCGCCCAGCGCAGCGCACTTCATGGGTACGGACGAGCTCGGGCGCGACGTCGCCACCCGGGTCCTCTGGGGCAGCCGCGTCACGCTCGGCATGGTCGCTCTCGCGCTCGG
The sequence above is a segment of the Trueperaceae bacterium genome. Coding sequences within it:
- a CDS encoding ABC transporter permease; protein product: MTSFLAQRLLSMLLTALLVSVLVVLLVHTVPGDIVQQMLGQLGAGSEEARATLEAYFGLDRPVHVQYLDWLGQLLNGSLGESWNQGTPVLTLVLRAFWVSVELAVLSLAFALVVGCVLGIVAANLRDTVADVAIQAFNVLGLSLPAFWVGAMMLVVASNVFSWGPPFRYVGPLDDLALNVQIMFLPTLALGLFNAAAISQFVRDLILGTIGRDFVRTATAKGVPRSVVYAKHVFRNILVPLTSFTGVIFIGILGGVVAIEAVFNLPGIGRLILWALQTRDYPVVQGGIFVLAIVTLLVNLIVDILYAVFDPRITYA